The proteins below are encoded in one region of Pseudomonas putida NBRC 14164:
- a CDS encoding CsiV family protein produces MRAIRCLTLLLALFAPAAFAEGLYQVEMILVRQNSVPAFTSPFSPEDWSAGAPRLAKDAERRLALEDEATRLEATADYTVLMHKAWQQQVGSEPGRIALGEGTEQFGHFPIEGNLSIAEGRFIAVEANFWVNQLDSNGNVLQSEQFKQSNSNVKGGQLTFLDGGHLAVLLKVTPPGTPKMPVMDPEMMEQ; encoded by the coding sequence ATGCGTGCCATCCGTTGCCTGACCCTGCTGCTGGCGCTGTTCGCGCCAGCCGCCTTCGCCGAAGGCCTGTATCAGGTAGAAATGATTTTGGTGCGGCAGAACAGCGTGCCTGCCTTCACCAGCCCGTTTTCCCCTGAAGACTGGAGCGCCGGTGCCCCGCGCCTGGCGAAGGACGCCGAGCGCCGCCTGGCGTTGGAAGACGAAGCCACCCGCCTGGAAGCCACTGCCGACTACACCGTATTGATGCACAAGGCCTGGCAGCAGCAGGTCGGCAGCGAGCCTGGCCGCATCGCCCTGGGCGAAGGCACCGAACAGTTCGGCCACTTCCCCATCGAAGGCAACCTGAGCATCGCCGAAGGCCGCTTCATCGCGGTCGAGGCCAACTTCTGGGTCAATCAGCTGGACAGCAACGGCAACGTCCTGCAAAGCGAGCAGTTCAAGCAGAGCAACAGCAACGTCAAGGGCGGCCAGCTGACCTTCCTCGACGGCGGGCACCTGGCGGTGCTGCTGAAAGTCACGCCACCGGGCACGCCGAAAATGCCGGTGATGGACCCGGAGATGATGGAGCAGTAA
- a CDS encoding DEAD/DEAH box helicase codes for MKQDAAEMVNAYPNWTQSFSKAALQRGERYAEEGRVELEGFYGPTITANCQGSGDNHYRQSIELHVAGGRCHVHGECDCPVGQNCKHCAAALFCISDPWSNHEATQADPGTLSAELQHWLSGLEQAPPKPNATEDKRGRMVCYQLDLTDDAGCALLVRKGTRTEDGIRFSRVQSLYDFLYEPPRFVTEEDTRILRLLSALNQGGGQDRGYKLKGQEGGELFQRALETGRMFYDVGFPPLHQGPVRRAEFRWVRLDNGNYRGLWYSGEEMLHCVIPLLPLYYFDLLTSEVGKVEHSLDPHVAVQLTIAPDVPEHLVVPLSHKLNALSHKVPTPTPVQEQLLDHIQPKPLLSLGSLEYTAYMPKTGRMQRQMQHRAALAFDYDGLQVSGTDEKPLTRLAGSTSQRIRRQPQAELALRKALRDLGFKPATRQSKALPDSAGEMFQLPDDEAWLRFAREGLPRLRQAGWNIDVHRDFAFNLQEVDDWYATIDEAPGHEWFDLELGIVVDGQRHSLLPIVLQLLRSSPELLRPNELARRSDDEHLLIDLNRGRLDAPALRVALPYGRIKAVMGTLGELYLHEDTAGPALRMERADAARLNDIEGLPLHWEGGQHVRDLGRRLRDARDLQVAPPAGLQASLRPYQQQGLNWLQALQEMGTGGILGDDMGLGKTLQALAHLLLEKEAGRLEAPALAVMPTSLIPNWLDEAQRFAPDLRVLALHGPGRSKHFAKLHEYDLVLTTYALVPRDLEHLRAQAWHVLVLDEAQNIKSSTSKAALAVCELQAGQRLCLTGTPMENNLGELWSIFHFLMPGWLGDVKRFNQDYRTPIERHGDAERLGHLVTRIRPFLLRRTKEQVATELPAKTEMVHWVELSDAQRDTYEAVRVAMDKKVRDEIARNGAARSQIVILDALLKLRQVCCDLRLVKGVESKGNQADKGKLGALLEMLDELLSEGRRVLLFSQFTSMLALIQQELEKRSIRYSLLTGDTRDRRTPVQQFQQGDSEVFLISLKAGGVGLNLTAADTVIHFDPWWNPASENQATDRAYRIGQDKPVFVFKLITRGTVEEKIQLLQQEKAALAASLLDGGQAGQWRMGDEEIEALFAPLPGKRGR; via the coding sequence ATGAAGCAAGATGCCGCCGAGATGGTGAACGCTTATCCGAACTGGACCCAATCGTTCAGCAAAGCTGCCCTGCAACGCGGTGAGCGCTATGCCGAGGAAGGCAGGGTCGAACTGGAAGGCTTCTATGGGCCGACCATCACGGCCAATTGCCAAGGGAGTGGCGACAACCACTATCGGCAAAGCATCGAGTTGCACGTAGCCGGCGGCCGTTGCCATGTGCACGGTGAATGCGATTGCCCTGTAGGGCAAAACTGCAAGCATTGCGCCGCTGCACTGTTCTGCATAAGCGACCCTTGGTCCAATCATGAGGCCACGCAAGCCGACCCGGGAACGTTGTCCGCCGAACTGCAGCACTGGTTGAGCGGCCTGGAACAGGCCCCGCCCAAGCCCAACGCAACCGAAGACAAACGCGGGCGCATGGTGTGCTACCAGCTCGATCTCACCGATGATGCCGGCTGCGCCCTGCTGGTGCGCAAGGGCACGCGAACCGAGGACGGCATACGCTTCAGCCGCGTCCAGTCACTTTACGACTTTCTCTACGAGCCACCGCGCTTCGTGACGGAAGAAGACACCCGCATTCTCCGCCTGCTCTCGGCCCTGAATCAGGGCGGCGGCCAGGACCGCGGCTATAAACTGAAGGGCCAGGAAGGTGGCGAGTTGTTCCAGCGCGCACTCGAAACCGGGCGCATGTTTTACGATGTCGGCTTCCCACCGCTTCATCAAGGCCCGGTGCGCCGTGCCGAGTTTCGCTGGGTACGCCTGGACAACGGAAACTACCGGGGACTGTGGTACAGCGGCGAGGAAATGCTGCACTGCGTCATCCCGCTGCTGCCACTTTACTACTTCGATCTGCTGACCAGTGAAGTGGGCAAGGTCGAGCACAGCCTGGATCCGCATGTCGCCGTGCAGCTGACTATTGCCCCCGATGTACCCGAGCACCTGGTCGTACCCCTCAGCCACAAGCTCAATGCCCTCAGCCACAAGGTGCCGACGCCGACGCCAGTGCAGGAGCAGTTGCTCGATCACATCCAGCCCAAGCCCCTTCTTTCGCTCGGCAGCCTTGAATACACCGCATACATGCCGAAAACCGGTCGCATGCAACGGCAAATGCAACATCGCGCCGCATTGGCATTCGACTATGACGGTTTGCAGGTCAGCGGCACCGACGAGAAGCCGCTGACCCGACTGGCGGGCAGCACCAGCCAGCGAATTCGCCGACAGCCGCAAGCCGAGCTGGCCCTGCGCAAGGCGTTACGTGACCTGGGCTTCAAACCCGCCACTCGCCAGAGCAAGGCCCTGCCCGACAGTGCCGGCGAAATGTTCCAACTGCCCGACGACGAAGCCTGGCTGCGCTTCGCCCGTGAGGGCCTGCCACGCCTGCGGCAAGCCGGTTGGAACATAGACGTCCACCGTGACTTCGCCTTCAACCTGCAGGAGGTGGACGACTGGTACGCCACCATCGACGAAGCGCCCGGCCATGAATGGTTCGACCTGGAACTGGGCATCGTGGTCGACGGCCAGCGTCACAGCTTGCTGCCAATCGTGCTGCAACTGCTGCGCAGCAGCCCGGAGCTGCTGCGCCCCAACGAACTGGCCCGGCGCAGTGACGATGAACACCTGCTGATCGACCTGAACCGCGGCCGCCTGGATGCACCGGCGTTGCGCGTCGCCCTGCCCTACGGCCGCATCAAGGCCGTGATGGGCACCTTGGGCGAGCTGTACCTGCACGAAGACACTGCGGGCCCGGCGCTGCGCATGGAGCGCGCCGACGCCGCGCGCCTGAACGACATCGAAGGCCTGCCCCTGCACTGGGAAGGTGGCCAGCACGTGCGCGATCTGGGCCGCCGCCTGCGTGATGCCCGCGACCTGCAAGTGGCCCCACCCGCCGGGCTGCAGGCCAGCTTGCGCCCCTATCAACAGCAGGGCCTGAACTGGCTGCAGGCACTGCAAGAGATGGGCACCGGGGGCATCCTCGGTGACGACATGGGCCTGGGCAAGACCCTGCAGGCCCTGGCACACCTGCTGCTGGAGAAAGAGGCCGGGCGCCTGGAGGCACCAGCCCTGGCGGTCATGCCCACCAGCCTGATACCCAACTGGCTGGACGAAGCCCAGCGCTTTGCCCCCGACCTGCGCGTGCTGGCACTGCATGGGCCGGGTCGCAGCAAGCATTTTGCCAAGCTGCATGAATACGACCTGGTCCTGACCACCTATGCCCTGGTGCCACGCGACCTCGAACACCTGCGCGCCCAGGCCTGGCACGTGCTGGTGCTGGACGAGGCACAGAACATCAAGAGCAGCACCAGCAAGGCCGCCCTCGCCGTCTGCGAGCTACAGGCCGGCCAGCGCCTGTGCCTGACCGGCACGCCGATGGAAAACAACCTGGGCGAGCTGTGGTCGATCTTCCACTTCCTGATGCCCGGCTGGCTGGGCGATGTCAAACGCTTCAACCAGGACTACCGCACCCCGATCGAACGCCATGGCGACGCTGAGCGGCTGGGCCATCTGGTCACGCGCATCCGCCCGTTCCTGCTGCGCCGCACCAAGGAGCAGGTGGCCACCGAGTTGCCGGCCAAGACCGAGATGGTGCACTGGGTCGAGCTCAGCGACGCCCAGCGCGATACCTACGAGGCGGTGCGGGTGGCCATGGACAAGAAAGTCCGCGACGAAATCGCCCGCAATGGCGCGGCACGCAGCCAGATCGTCATCCTCGACGCGCTGCTCAAACTGCGCCAGGTGTGCTGCGACCTGCGGCTGGTCAAGGGCGTGGAAAGCAAAGGCAACCAGGCCGACAAGGGCAAGCTGGGCGCACTGCTGGAAATGCTCGACGAGCTGTTAAGCGAAGGGCGCCGGGTGCTGCTGTTCTCGCAGTTCACCTCGATGCTGGCGCTGATCCAGCAGGAGCTGGAAAAACGCAGTATCCGCTACAGCCTGCTGACCGGTGATACACGGGACCGTCGCACGCCTGTGCAGCAGTTCCAGCAGGGTGACAGCGAAGTGTTCCTGATCAGCCTCAAGGCCGGTGGCGTGGGCTTGAACCTGACGGCCGCGGACACGGTGATCCACTTCGACCCCTGGTGGAACCCGGCCAGCGAAAACCAGGCCACCGACCGCGCCTACCGCATTGGCCAGGACAAGCCGGTGTTCGTGTTCAAGCTGATTACCCGGGGTACGGTTGAAGAGAAGATCCAGTTGCTGCAGCAGGAAAAAGCGGCGCTGGCAGCCAGCTTGCTGGATGGCGGGCAGGCTGGGCAATGGCGCATGGGCGATGAAGAAATCGAGGCACTGTTTGCGCCATTGCCAGGCAAGCGCGGGCGGTAA
- the nagZ gene encoding beta-N-acetylhexosaminidase, with product MQGSLMVDIAGKWLTAEDRHLLRQPEVAGLIIFARNIDSPRQVRELCASIRAIRPDLILAVDQEGGRVQRLRQGFVRLPAMRALADNDNAEYLAEQCGWLMATEVLAVGLDLSFAPVLDLDHQRSAVVGSRAFEGDPLRATQLAGAFIRGMNAAGMAACGKHFPGHGWAEADSHVAIPTDERSLEQLRQVDLVPFSRLSGQLAAVMPAHVIYPQVDNQPAGFSRRWLQDILRGELGFDGVIFSDDLSMAGAHVVGDAASRIEAALSAGCDMGLVCNDRAAAELALSAAQRMKVKPSPRIARMRGQGFARTDYRQQPRWLEALGALKEAQLVD from the coding sequence CTGCAAGGCTCCCTGATGGTGGATATCGCCGGTAAATGGCTGACCGCCGAAGACCGTCACTTGCTGCGCCAACCCGAAGTGGCCGGCCTGATCATCTTTGCCCGCAACATCGACAGCCCGCGTCAGGTGCGTGAGCTGTGCGCGTCGATCCGTGCCATCCGCCCCGACCTGATTCTGGCGGTGGACCAGGAAGGTGGTCGCGTGCAGCGTCTGCGTCAGGGTTTCGTGCGCCTGCCGGCCATGCGTGCGCTGGCCGACAATGACAACGCCGAATACCTGGCGGAGCAGTGCGGTTGGCTGATGGCGACCGAGGTGCTGGCGGTTGGCCTGGACCTCAGCTTTGCCCCGGTGCTCGACCTGGACCACCAGCGTAGCGCCGTGGTCGGCAGCCGTGCCTTCGAGGGTGACCCGCTGCGTGCCACGCAACTGGCCGGGGCGTTCATTCGCGGTATGAATGCGGCGGGCATGGCTGCCTGTGGCAAACACTTCCCGGGGCATGGCTGGGCCGAGGCTGACTCGCATGTGGCCATTCCCACCGATGAGCGCAGCCTTGAACAATTGCGCCAGGTCGACCTGGTGCCATTCTCGCGCCTGAGCGGGCAATTGGCGGCGGTGATGCCGGCGCATGTCATCTACCCGCAGGTCGACAACCAGCCAGCCGGTTTCTCCCGGCGTTGGCTGCAGGACATCCTGCGCGGCGAGCTGGGCTTTGACGGGGTGATCTTCAGTGATGACCTGTCGATGGCCGGTGCGCATGTGGTGGGTGATGCGGCCAGCCGTATCGAGGCGGCATTGAGCGCCGGCTGTGACATGGGCCTGGTGTGCAATGACCGAGCGGCAGCAGAGCTGGCCCTGAGTGCGGCGCAGCGCATGAAGGTCAAGCCATCGCCGCGGATTGCGCGGATGCGCGGGCAAGGGTTTGCGCGGACCGACTATCGCCAACAGCCGCGCTGGCTGGAGGCGTTGGGGGCGTTGAAGGAAGCTCAGCTGGTCGATTGA
- a CDS encoding L,D-transpeptidase, producing MPDLDLLHISLADQCLYGFARDQLRVRLPVSTARNGAGERNGSGCTPRGLHQVRAKIGAGLPLDAVLVGRRWTGEVWSPALHAQYPGRDWILTRILWLSGCEPGVNRLGAVDTFRRFIYLHGTPDTEPMGVALSHGCIRLRNTDLLGLFDRIGLHCPVQVAEAACPDWASLVLQ from the coding sequence ATGCCCGATCTCGACCTGCTGCACATTTCCCTCGCCGACCAATGCCTGTATGGCTTTGCCCGTGACCAGCTGCGCGTGCGCCTGCCGGTTTCCACGGCGCGCAACGGTGCCGGCGAGCGCAATGGCTCGGGCTGCACGCCGCGTGGCTTGCACCAGGTGCGGGCGAAGATCGGCGCGGGCCTGCCGCTTGATGCGGTGCTGGTCGGGCGGCGCTGGACGGGTGAGGTGTGGTCGCCGGCGTTGCACGCGCAATACCCCGGGCGCGACTGGATCCTGACTCGCATCCTTTGGCTAAGCGGCTGCGAACCTGGCGTCAATCGCCTGGGCGCGGTCGACACCTTCCGGCGCTTTATCTACCTGCACGGCACTCCGGATACGGAACCCATGGGCGTAGCGCTGTCCCATGGCTGCATACGCCTGCGCAACACTGACTTGCTTGGCCTGTTCGACCGTATCGGGTTGCATTGCCCGGTGCAGGTCGCAGAGGCCGCATGCCCTGATTGGGCTTCTCTCGTTCTGCAATGA